Proteins from a genomic interval of Capsicum annuum cultivar UCD-10X-F1 chromosome 4, UCD10Xv1.1, whole genome shotgun sequence:
- the LOC107868039 gene encoding uncharacterized protein LOC107868039 — translation MSWFSRSISNNDSNSIVPSPTDNPKLENQHQTDDPFSSSKSESHEHQTDDPFSSSSRGVKEDLSELTKTLTSQFWGVASFLAPPPQSETYKPLDSSNNSKSDPETEQPDPDLPGIVGLQTDFAEISGKFRSGISMLSNNIGVSEITKMASSLLQLGPEEEEEEVDGEKGAVGVTEEVVAFVRDIAMNPETWLDFPLPENEDNQDFYLSDAQQEHALAVEQLAPRLAALRIELCPIYMSETCFWEIYFVLLHPRLGKHDARLLSTPQVVKARASLAQELHKRRIEENWSEKRTPESNDNNNPRHEKIVSVVATANSAHVVQEMSSVESTTSTAVPVPATEKQPVLNSESQVVDKPVVEGGLATHSNVGKKSVISTEIEIVDKPVVEGGLITHNNVEKQPVISTGIQVVDKPVVEGDFIISEKQPMISTGIQIIDKPVVVGSFITPHNVEKQPMIHRDIQVDKPVVKGGLVTHKNVEKTKSVSSSKLQESDEDDGDDWLKEETSETAGVSKTTIPIDSEEDVSFSDLEEEDKDVPAKSRK, via the exons ATGTCATGGTTCTCTCGATCAATCTCCAACAACGACAGCAACTCCATTGTTCCATCTCCTACTGACAATCCAAAATTGGAAAATCAGCATCAAACAGACGATCCATTTTCATCTTCGAAATCGGAAAGCCATGAGCATCAAACAGACGATCCATTTTCATCTTCATCACGCGGCGTTAAAGAGGATCTTTCGGAGCTGACGAAAACACTAACCAGTCAATTTTGGGGTGTCGCTTCATTTCTAGCTCCACCACCACAATCCGAAACGTATAAGCCGTTAGATTcctccaacaactccaaatcgGATCCAGAAACGGAACAACCCGACCCGGACCTGCCGGGGATTGTAGGTTTACAGACGGACTTTGCTGAAATCAGTGGCAAGTTTAGGAGTGGAATATCTATGCTGTCGAATAATATTGGGGTGTCGGAAATTACGAAAATGGCCTCGAGTTTACTGCAATTGGGACcggaggaagaggaggaagaagttGATGGGGAGAAAGGTGCTGTTGGTGTTACGGAAGAAGTAGTGGCTTTCGTAAGGGACATAGCGATGAATCCTGAGACTTGGTTGGATTTCCCTTTGCCAGAAAATGAAGATAATCAAg ATTTCTACTTATCTGATGCACAACAAGAGCATGCATTAGCTGTTGAACAACTTGCCCCAAGATTGGCTGCTTTGAGGATTGAGCTCTGCCCAATTTACATGAGTGAGACTTGCTTTTGGGAGATCTACTTTGTACTTCTTCACCCTAGATTGGGTAAACATGATGCTAGGCTTTTGTCAACACCGCAG GTTGTCAAAGCCAGGGCCTCATTGGCCCAAGAGTTGCATAAGAGGCGAATAGAAGAAAACTGGTCAGAGAAGAGGACTCCCGAATCAAATGACAATAATAACCCTCGGCATGAAAAGATTGTCTCAGTGGTTGCCACTGCGAATTCTGCACATGTGGTTCAAGAGATGTCTAGTGTGGAATCAACCACTTCTACTGCAGTACCGGTCCCTGCTACTGAGAAGCAGCCTGTCCTTAATAGTGAAAGCCAAGTTGTTGACAAACCAGTGGTTGAAGGAGGACTCGCTACCCATAGTAATGTCGGAAAGAAGTCTGTGATTAGCACTGAAATCGAAATTGTTGACAAACCAGTGGTTGAAGGAGGTCTTATTACTCATAATAATGTTGAGAAACAGCCTGTGATTAGCACTGGAATCCAAGTTGTTGACAAGCCAGTAGTTGAAGGAGATTTTATTATCTCTGAGAAACAGCCTATGATTAGCACTGGAATCCAAATAATTGACAAGCCAGTGGTTGTAGGAAGTTTTATTACCCCTCATAATGTTGAGAAACAACCCATGATTCACAGAGATATCCAAGTTGACAAACCTGTGGTTAAAGGAGGACTTGTTAcccataaaaatgttgaaaaaacaAAATCTGTTTCGAGTAGTAAATTGCAAGAGAGCGATGAAGATGATGGTGATGATTGGTTAAAGGAAGAAACCTCAGAAACTGCAGGTGTTAGTAAGACCACCATTCCTATTGACAGTGAGGAGGATGTATCATTTAGTGATCTTGAAGAGGAGGACAAGGATGTTCCTGCAAAATCAAGAAAGTAA